A window of the Oscillospiraceae bacterium NTUH-002-81 genome harbors these coding sequences:
- a CDS encoding reverse transcriptase domain-containing protein — protein sequence MKPTSEILERIEKCSSEHKDGVFTRLYRYLLREDIYYAAYQKLYANKGATAQGIDNDTADGFSDFYVKELIQSLKDGTYKANPVRREYIPKKNGKLRPLGIPSFRDKLLQEVVRMILEAIYEPVFDSHSHGFRPGKSCHTALRQISSDFTGVVWFIEGDIQGCFDNINHEKLIEILSRKIKDSRFLNIIRQFLKAGYIENWKYNATYSGSPQGGICSPILANIYLNELDKKFREIAERFDKPRSAYQTPEYHAASKELKRLSYWIDHTADEAARQELIDQHRAQKEAMRNLPCKPADNKKFTFVRYADDWLAGVCGTKAECEDLKAEIAEFLSTELKLTLSEEKTLITHSSEKVRFIGYDICVRRNQEVKGHRMKNGTWRKSRTLHMKVALSVPHTEKIEKFMFAKKVIRQKENGEFQPIHRAGLLNLADYEIVEQYNAEARGLCNYYNLACDYHTLDYFCYLMEYSCLKTIANKHKTSIRKIIRQYKDGKTWSVPYETKAGTKRVRPVKIADCKRGEASDIIYQRKKFSWKTTIRQRLNARVCELCGCKEADLYEVHVIRNLNELGNSDWETVMKKKRRKTLVVCSKCHERIHRH from the coding sequence ATGAAACCAACATCTGAAATTTTAGAGCGTATTGAAAAGTGTTCCAGCGAACACAAAGACGGCGTATTCACAAGACTTTACAGATACTTACTTCGTGAAGATATTTACTACGCCGCCTATCAGAAACTTTATGCAAACAAAGGTGCAACAGCACAGGGTATCGACAACGATACCGCAGACGGTTTCAGTGACTTCTATGTAAAAGAGTTAATCCAGTCACTAAAGGACGGAACCTACAAAGCCAATCCTGTAAGGCGTGAGTATATTCCAAAGAAAAACGGAAAGCTCCGTCCGCTGGGTATCCCGTCTTTCCGTGACAAGCTCCTGCAAGAAGTTGTCAGAATGATTTTAGAAGCTATCTATGAACCTGTCTTTGACAGCCACTCCCACGGTTTCAGACCGGGTAAAAGCTGTCATACCGCACTCCGTCAGATTTCTTCTGACTTCACAGGCGTGGTCTGGTTTATCGAGGGCGATATACAAGGTTGTTTTGATAACATCAATCACGAAAAATTGATTGAGATTTTGAGCAGGAAAATCAAGGACAGTCGTTTTCTGAACATCATTCGCCAGTTTTTGAAAGCTGGGTATATCGAGAATTGGAAATACAACGCCACTTACAGCGGTTCCCCGCAGGGTGGTATCTGTTCTCCAATACTTGCAAATATCTATCTGAATGAGCTGGACAAAAAGTTTCGGGAAATCGCAGAACGCTTTGATAAGCCGAGGTCTGCATATCAGACACCGGAATATCATGCGGCAAGCAAAGAATTAAAAAGACTGTCTTATTGGATTGACCATACCGCTGATGAAGCGGCAAGACAAGAACTGATTGACCAGCATAGGGCACAGAAGGAAGCTATGAGAAATCTGCCCTGCAAACCTGCCGACAACAAGAAGTTCACTTTTGTCCGTTATGCGGACGATTGGCTGGCAGGTGTGTGCGGCACAAAAGCGGAATGTGAGGACTTGAAAGCCGAAATCGCTGAATTTCTAAGCACAGAGCTGAAATTAACTCTAAGCGAGGAAAAGACGCTGATAACGCACAGCTCCGAAAAAGTCCGTTTCATTGGATATGATATTTGCGTCCGCAGAAATCAGGAAGTCAAAGGTCACAGAATGAAAAACGGAACGTGGAGAAAATCCCGTACCCTGCACATGAAAGTTGCCCTGTCTGTTCCCCATACGGAAAAGATTGAGAAATTCATGTTTGCAAAGAAAGTCATTCGCCAAAAGGAAAACGGGGAGTTTCAGCCGATACACCGAGCCGGACTTCTCAACCTTGCGGATTATGAGATTGTGGAACAGTACAATGCCGAAGCAAGAGGATTATGCAACTATTACAATCTGGCTTGTGATTATCACACGCTGGACTACTTCTGCTATCTTATGGAGTACAGTTGCTTAAAGACGATTGCTAATAAGCACAAAACCAGTATCCGCAAAATCATTCGCCAGTATAAAGACGGGAAAACATGGTCTGTCCCTTATGAAACTAAAGCAGGAACAAAACGTGTTCGCCCTGTTAAAATCGCAGATTGTAAGCGTGGCGAAGCGAGTGACATCATTTATCAGAGAAAGAAATTCAGCTGGAAAACCACTATTAGACAACGGCTCAATGCCAGAGTTTGTGAACTATGTGGGTGTAAAGAAGCCGATTTGTATGAGGTTCACGTTATACGGAACTTAAACGAATTGGGTAATTCTGATTGGGAAACCGTGATGAAAAAGAAGCGGCGGAAAACGCTTGTTGTTTGTAGCAAGTGCCATGAAAGAATACACAGACACTAA
- a CDS encoding site-specific DNA-methyltransferase, with the protein MTDSRTLGQSVPKEGLFLMDGIEGLRSLPKHSVDMLLTDPPYGTTRNYWDVPLPLPELWEAVKWAVKPNGAVLFFAQCPFDKVLGASNLAMLRYEWIWYKERGTGFLNANRAPLKKSENILVFYQKSPVYNPQFTYGKPYARVHSRSGTSSNYGKFERKGSESNDGRRYPGNVLFVPTVSGGIHPTQKPVELCEYLIRTYTRPGELVADICAGSGTTAIAAINTERRFVCFETAPSFYAAASERIRAAQAVKSSGEKGV; encoded by the coding sequence ATGACCGATAGCCGCACTTTGGGACAAAGTGTCCCGAAGGAGGGCTTGTTTCTCATGGATGGCATCGAGGGCCTGCGTTCTTTGCCAAAACATAGCGTGGATATGCTGTTGACTGATCCGCCTTACGGCACAACCCGGAATTATTGGGATGTGCCCCTGCCGCTCCCGGAGCTGTGGGAGGCGGTGAAATGGGCGGTCAAGCCGAATGGCGCAGTGCTGTTTTTCGCACAGTGCCCCTTTGACAAGGTGCTGGGCGCATCCAACCTCGCCATGCTCCGCTATGAGTGGATTTGGTACAAAGAGCGCGGAACGGGCTTTCTCAATGCAAACCGGGCTCCACTGAAGAAGTCCGAGAATATCTTGGTGTTTTACCAGAAGTCCCCGGTCTACAATCCACAGTTTACTTATGGCAAGCCTTATGCCCGCGTACATTCCCGAAGCGGTACAAGCTCCAACTATGGGAAATTTGAACGGAAGGGATCGGAGTCCAACGATGGCCGCCGCTATCCCGGAAATGTACTTTTTGTGCCTACGGTGTCCGGCGGCATCCATCCCACACAGAAGCCCGTGGAGCTTTGTGAGTATCTGATCCGCACCTATACCCGCCCCGGCGAATTGGTCGCGGACATTTGCGCGGGCTCCGGCACAACCGCGATTGCAGCCATCAACACAGAACGCCGCTTTGTATGCTTTGAAACGGCCCCGTCCTTTTATGCCGCCGCCAGTGAGCGCATCCGTGCGGCGCAGGCAGTAAAAAGCTCCGGCGAGAAAGGAGTGTAA
- a CDS encoding DUF4366 domain-containing protein has translation MKHFRMLAAGLCSAVLLCGFAIPAYAYSDGGNEEPPVVEETPAPEPAPTITPGEGFSEDGNLVTRDLLYDAATNKQFITVETSGGNTFYIVIDYDKPVDEDGEQYHTYFLNMVDEADLLAALEAAGGELPACSCTEKCAPGAIHTDCEVCAVNMTECAGTAPKPAPVTEPAEEPEPEPQQKSNTGTLLLILAVAVLGGGAGWYFKIYRPKHEKAAVPEEDYSEELADYDDPEDDGPPWGEDDTESEDNE, from the coding sequence ATGAAACATTTTCGTATGTTGGCGGCGGGGCTTTGCTCCGCCGTTCTTTTATGCGGCTTTGCAATCCCGGCCTATGCCTATTCGGACGGCGGGAATGAGGAACCGCCTGTTGTGGAAGAAACTCCGGCCCCGGAGCCAGCGCCTACCATTACCCCGGGCGAGGGCTTTTCGGAGGATGGAAACCTTGTGACCCGCGATCTGCTCTACGATGCCGCAACCAACAAACAGTTCATCACGGTGGAAACCAGCGGCGGCAACACCTTTTACATTGTCATTGACTATGACAAGCCTGTGGACGAGGACGGCGAACAGTATCACACCTACTTTTTGAACATGGTAGATGAAGCCGATCTGCTGGCGGCACTGGAGGCCGCTGGCGGAGAACTTCCGGCCTGCTCCTGCACAGAAAAATGTGCGCCCGGAGCCATCCATACGGATTGCGAGGTCTGCGCGGTCAACATGACCGAGTGTGCTGGCACAGCTCCCAAACCCGCTCCGGTGACGGAACCTGCGGAGGAGCCGGAACCCGAGCCCCAGCAGAAAAGTAATACCGGGACGCTTCTGCTGATTTTGGCAGTGGCTGTTCTGGGCGGCGGTGCAGGCTGGTACTTCAAAATCTACCGCCCGAAGCATGAAAAAGCTGCTGTACCCGAAGAGGATTACAGTGAGGAACTGGCTGATTATGACGATCCCGAGGACGATGGGCCGCCTTGGGGCGAGGACGATACCGAAAGCGAGGATAATGAATGA
- a CDS encoding DUF87 domain-containing protein produces MHPDGVCKLPGGLYTKTVEYEDINYSVASTEDQTAIFSGWSSFLNYFDSSLPFQLSFINRRSHSRSRYQVNIPKADDNYNSVRDEFTGMLKNQIAKSNNGIERSKYITFGIPAEGIAEARPRLERVEADVMGNFKRLGVPSEPMDGRARLALLHSQMHPGSREAFRFSWKDIPQTGLGTKDFIAPDSLDFRQSRTFRIGQYWGAVSYLQIMASELSDKLLAEILELDAEMTVTMHIQTVDQLKAIKTIKGKISDIGKMKVEEQRKAVRSGYDPDILPPDLITFSKDAAELLADLQTRNERMFLLTFTVVNLAPTRQRLENDVFTVGGIAQKYNCALRRLDWQQEQGFVSSLALGYNEVEIQRGMTTSSTAIFIPFMTRELRMAGQALYYGMNALSHNVIMADRKKLKSANGMYLGSTGSGKSFAAKRELLNVFLTIPQDRIIVVDPMGEYAPLVRRLGGQVIEIAPDSPHHLNPMDVELNMAAGESPLSMKADFLLSLCELVVGGKEGLQPIEKTVIDRCVRLVYREQALGLETAKTPLLQDLYEELLRQPEPEARRVATALELYCTGSLNLFNHPTNVKTDSRVVCIVLKNMGENLRKIAMHITNEFVSQAVDQNFHEGAATWCYFDEFHILLRDPLTASYFVAVWKMLRKKGCVPSALTQNVKVRPDRALCKAV; encoded by the coding sequence ATGCACCCGGACGGTGTGTGCAAGCTCCCGGGCGGGCTCTATACAAAAACCGTGGAATATGAGGACATCAATTACTCCGTGGCATCCACCGAGGATCAGACCGCCATATTCAGCGGATGGAGCTCATTCCTCAACTACTTTGACAGTTCGCTGCCGTTCCAGCTTTCCTTTATCAACCGCCGTTCTCATTCCCGCAGCCGCTATCAGGTCAATATCCCGAAAGCGGATGACAACTATAACAGCGTCCGGGACGAGTTTACCGGGATGCTGAAAAATCAGATTGCCAAAAGCAATAACGGCATTGAACGCTCAAAATACATCACCTTTGGCATACCTGCCGAGGGGATTGCGGAGGCACGGCCCCGTCTGGAGCGTGTGGAGGCTGATGTCATGGGAAACTTTAAGCGGCTGGGCGTTCCCTCGGAGCCTATGGACGGGCGGGCCCGCCTTGCGCTGCTTCATAGCCAGATGCATCCGGGGAGCCGCGAGGCGTTCCGCTTTTCGTGGAAAGACATCCCGCAGACCGGGCTCGGCACAAAAGACTTTATTGCCCCGGACAGTCTCGACTTCCGCCAGTCCCGAACATTCCGTATCGGCCAGTATTGGGGCGCGGTGTCCTACTTGCAGATTATGGCATCAGAGCTTTCGGATAAGCTGCTGGCGGAAATCTTGGAGCTGGATGCAGAAATGACTGTGACCATGCACATTCAGACCGTGGATCAGCTCAAGGCAATCAAGACCATCAAGGGGAAAATCTCGGACATCGGAAAAATGAAAGTAGAGGAACAGAGAAAGGCTGTGCGCTCCGGCTATGACCCGGACATTCTTCCCCCTGACCTGATCACATTCAGCAAGGACGCAGCGGAGCTTTTGGCTGATTTGCAAACCCGCAATGAGCGAATGTTTCTGCTGACCTTTACAGTGGTAAACCTTGCTCCTACCCGCCAGCGGCTGGAAAACGATGTGTTTACCGTGGGCGGCATCGCACAGAAATACAACTGCGCTCTGCGCCGTCTGGACTGGCAACAGGAGCAGGGTTTTGTTTCTTCGCTGGCCCTTGGTTACAACGAGGTGGAAATCCAGCGCGGTATGACCACCAGCTCCACAGCCATCTTTATCCCCTTTATGACAAGGGAGCTCCGCATGGCGGGGCAGGCCCTCTACTATGGCATGAACGCACTTTCCCACAATGTCATCATGGCTGACCGCAAAAAGCTGAAATCAGCAAACGGGATGTATTTGGGCTCTACGGGCTCCGGCAAGAGCTTTGCCGCAAAGCGCGAGCTCTTGAATGTGTTTCTCACCATCCCGCAGGATCGGATCATCGTGGTTGACCCGATGGGCGAATACGCTCCACTGGTGCGAAGGCTGGGCGGCCAGGTGATCGAGATTGCCCCGGACAGCCCGCACCACCTCAATCCGATGGATGTGGAGCTCAATATGGCCGCCGGAGAAAGCCCGCTTTCCATGAAGGCGGATTTTCTTTTGTCCCTATGCGAGCTGGTGGTCGGCGGCAAGGAAGGCTTGCAGCCCATTGAAAAGACGGTCATTGACCGCTGTGTGCGTTTGGTGTACCGGGAACAGGCGCTCGGATTGGAAACTGCAAAAACACCACTGTTGCAGGATTTGTATGAGGAGCTTTTACGCCAGCCAGAGCCCGAGGCCCGGCGCGTGGCAACTGCCTTAGAGCTTTATTGCACAGGCTCCCTCAATCTTTTTAACCATCCTACCAACGTCAAAACGGACAGCCGTGTGGTGTGCATCGTTCTGAAAAACATGGGCGAAAACCTTAGAAAGATTGCAATGCACATCACAAATGAGTTCGTTTCGCAGGCGGTGGATCAGAACTTCCACGAGGGCGCGGCGACTTGGTGCTACTTTGACGAGTTTCATATTCTGCTCCGCGATCCGCTGACGGCCAGCTACTTTGTAGCGGTCTGGAAAATGCTGCGTAAAAAAGGATGTGTGCCGTCTGCTTTGACGCAGAACGTCAAAGTGCGCCCAGATAGGGCGCTGTGCAAAGCAGTCTAA
- a CDS encoding cysteine-rich VLP domain-containing protein yields the protein MGRELTRTEKAAIRRLVSKWCANYDRDCGCLPLDCECYMFGKCWTGAYCRYFREAVLPLDPALEAALLTEGPRPDFKTCPVCGRAVAPDGRQTYCSAACAKVAHRRQQREYMRKKRG from the coding sequence GTGGGCCGAGAACTGACCCGGACAGAAAAAGCGGCAATCCGCAGGCTGGTGTCAAAATGGTGTGCCAACTATGACCGGGACTGCGGCTGCCTGCCGCTGGATTGCGAGTGCTATATGTTTGGGAAATGCTGGACGGGGGCTTATTGCCGCTACTTCCGCGAGGCAGTTCTGCCCCTTGATCCGGCGCTGGAGGCTGCGCTGCTGACAGAGGGGCCAAGGCCGGATTTCAAGACTTGCCCGGTATGTGGCAGAGCCGTGGCTCCTGATGGACGGCAAACCTATTGTTCGGCGGCCTGTGCAAAGGTGGCACACCGCAGACAGCAGCGGGAATATATGCGAAAAAAGCGGGGCTGA
- a CDS encoding MT-A70 family methyltransferase, translated as MIYADPPWRYSAKKVQGAAENHYPTMSIEELCALPVADLAAPDSALFLWATFPQLPEALRLIEAWGFTYKSVAFVWLKKNKKADSWFYGLGFWTRGNAEICLLATKGHPKRQAANIHQFIISPIEAHSKKPDEARAKIISLMGDLPRVELFARQTPPGWAVWGNEVTPTIPDFGTHCPEVQKGV; from the coding sequence ATCATTTACGCTGACCCGCCGTGGCGCTACTCGGCTAAGAAAGTACAGGGCGCGGCGGAAAACCATTATCCCACTATGAGCATTGAGGAGTTATGTGCGTTGCCTGTGGCTGATCTTGCAGCCCCGGACAGTGCACTCTTTTTATGGGCCACTTTCCCGCAGCTCCCGGAGGCGCTCCGGCTGATCGAGGCTTGGGGCTTCACCTATAAATCCGTTGCTTTCGTCTGGCTGAAAAAGAACAAGAAGGCGGATAGCTGGTTTTACGGCCTTGGCTTCTGGACAAGGGGCAACGCGGAAATCTGCCTGCTGGCAACCAAGGGACATCCAAAGCGGCAGGCTGCCAACATTCATCAATTCATCATTTCCCCGATTGAAGCCCATAGCAAAAAGCCGGACGAGGCCCGCGCCAAAATCATTTCCCTGATGGGCGATCTGCCCCGCGTGGAGCTCTTTGCCAGGCAGACCCCGCCCGGTTGGGCTGTATGGGGAAATGAAGTAACACCAACCATCCCGGACTTTGGGACACATTGTCCCGAAGTACAGAAAGGAGTGTGA
- a CDS encoding IS110 family transposase — protein MTMYFVGIDISKYKHDCCIISAANQKVVSKFTFKNDKSGFEQLNLILNSLSTPEDIKIGFESTAHYALNLELFLENANHSFMEINPVLIKDFKKSQTLRRTKTDSIDCELIARWLMTVEYKPHSKGFYHAYSLKSLTRLRDRLVRQRSFYLVKITNVLDHTFPEFKPFFHERLSKTALYLLENYGSAEKIARMNSASYEKLRSISRGKFSPQQFIRLKELAANTVGVNNSIFDVELNSLLTLYKSLVDEIKTLESEINRLVDEVHPHYMSIPGIGPISAAIIYAEYGDISNFSSPNQMLAFAGIEPSVHESGTEAYNGKMVKHGSSQLRYVLINCCLPLIRFDVTFATYYARKRSENKPHRVAITHVAKKLVRVIYALESQDIDFDPKKLR, from the coding sequence ATGACCATGTACTTTGTTGGAATCGATATTTCCAAGTACAAGCACGACTGTTGCATCATATCAGCAGCCAACCAGAAAGTTGTTTCAAAGTTTACTTTCAAAAATGATAAGTCCGGTTTTGAACAACTAAATCTTATCTTAAATTCACTCTCCACTCCTGAGGATATAAAAATAGGGTTTGAATCAACTGCCCATTATGCCCTCAATCTTGAACTCTTCCTTGAAAATGCCAACCACAGCTTCATGGAAATTAATCCAGTTTTAATCAAGGATTTCAAGAAGTCTCAGACTCTCCGACGCACCAAAACCGATTCTATCGACTGCGAGTTAATAGCCCGTTGGTTAATGACTGTTGAATACAAACCCCATTCAAAAGGATTTTACCACGCTTATTCCTTAAAGTCATTAACTCGTTTACGGGACAGGCTGGTTCGCCAGCGTTCTTTTTATCTTGTTAAAATTACAAACGTTCTTGACCACACCTTTCCAGAGTTCAAACCGTTCTTCCATGAGCGTTTATCTAAAACTGCCTTATACCTCCTTGAAAACTACGGCTCCGCTGAAAAGATAGCAAGAATGAATTCCGCATCCTATGAGAAACTTCGATCCATTTCCAGAGGAAAATTTTCTCCCCAGCAGTTTATTCGCTTGAAAGAACTTGCCGCTAATACAGTCGGTGTAAACAACTCTATCTTCGATGTAGAACTTAATAGTCTGCTGACCTTATACAAGTCCCTTGTAGATGAAATCAAAACATTAGAAAGCGAAATCAACAGACTGGTAGATGAAGTGCATCCACACTATATGTCCATTCCAGGTATCGGTCCTATATCCGCTGCTATCATTTACGCTGAATATGGTGATATTTCAAACTTCTCCAGTCCTAACCAGATGCTTGCTTTTGCCGGAATAGAACCCAGCGTACATGAGTCAGGAACTGAAGCATATAATGGCAAGATGGTAAAACACGGTTCCTCACAGCTACGATATGTGCTTATCAACTGCTGTCTGCCGTTGATACGGTTTGATGTGACATTTGCTACATACTATGCCAGAAAACGTTCAGAGAACAAGCCTCACCGGGTTGCTATCACTCATGTAGCTAAGAAGCTTGTCAGAGTCATCTATGCATTGGAGAGTCAAGATATCGACTTTGACCCAAAGAAACTTCGATGA
- a CDS encoding DUF4315 family protein, whose product MATTKSMKIQAEIDKVKAKISEQQARLKELEQKKLEAENSEIVDIVRGMSISLTELPLLFEKLKDGGTLGQSVPKSEEEKKEEN is encoded by the coding sequence ATGGCAACTACCAAAAGCATGAAAATTCAGGCCGAGATTGATAAGGTCAAGGCTAAAATCAGTGAACAGCAGGCCCGGCTCAAGGAACTGGAACAGAAAAAGCTGGAGGCAGAAAACAGCGAGATCGTGGACATTGTGCGCGGCATGAGCATTTCCCTTACGGAGCTCCCGCTGCTGTTTGAGAAGCTGAAGGACGGCGGCACTTTGGGACAAAGTGTCCCGAAGTCCGAAGAAGAAAAGAAGGAGGAAAACTGA
- a CDS encoding PrgI family protein, which produces MPYVNVPNDLSKIKTKMAFNLTKRQLVCFGSAGAVGIPAYLLTRGTLGNTGAMFLMLGIMLPAFLLAMYEKDGLPFEKVVRNIIRAKFLRPGIRAYRTENIYAPFAWLGAGKEDVIEKHKEEKRSRRQG; this is translated from the coding sequence ATGCCCTATGTAAACGTACCAAACGATTTATCCAAAATCAAAACAAAGATGGCTTTCAACCTCACCAAACGCCAGCTTGTCTGCTTCGGCAGCGCGGGCGCAGTGGGGATTCCGGCCTATCTGCTGACCCGTGGCACCCTCGGCAATACCGGGGCGATGTTTCTCATGCTGGGAATTATGCTCCCGGCGTTCCTGCTGGCGATGTATGAAAAGGACGGCTTGCCCTTTGAAAAGGTTGTGCGAAACATCATCCGGGCCAAGTTTCTAAGGCCGGGGATCAGGGCCTACCGAACCGAAAACATTTATGCGCCCTTTGCCTGGCTGGGCGCTGGAAAGGAGGATGTGATTGAAAAACACAAAGAAGAAAAACGGAGCCGCCGCCAAGGGTAA
- a CDS encoding C40 family peptidase, whose amino-acid sequence MKRKTNKTKEGAWSQTAHAPDGEQPGPEASDTSGQSVPKSKFRKKSQQEQAAAAKLHMESQGEKLEQAREKLAKQKPPKKAGPVKRIGRVASGSVHSFVHGKIFEVEQENVGTEGAHRSELVGETALRHSSRFVRRKVREHPAKVVRKAEARYTKYTADYHFHTAAQEHPELTKNALTRYWQKQRLRRQYRKQAKEAAKQSAAAAGKTATATERLTARAVEFVKSHPAGAVIAVLCVLLLFAMQSCSSTMLMLGNAGASALGASTYPCEDRDMLAAEAAYCALEDDLQHYLDTYESTHDYDEYHFDLDEIEHDPYVLLSLLCALHEGQWTIGEVQGTLQMLFDRQYILTEDVVVETRYRTETDTWTDEDGNSHTDTYQVPYDYYICTVTLENFDLSHVPVYVMGEDQLSRYAIYMATLGNRPDLFPDSPYVNKYITGKPGDYEVPGEYLDDETFAAMLAEAQKYIGYPYVWGGSSPATSFDCSGYVSWVINHSGWNVGRLGAQGLYNICTPTSSPKPGDLVFFKGTYDTPGVSHCGIYVGDGKMLHCGDPIGYANLNTSYWQSHFYAYGRLP is encoded by the coding sequence ATGAAACGAAAAACGAATAAGACCAAGGAGGGGGCTTGGTCGCAGACCGCCCACGCCCCTGACGGGGAACAGCCCGGGCCGGAGGCTTCCGACACTTCGGGACAAAGTGTCCCGAAGTCCAAGTTCCGCAAAAAGAGCCAGCAGGAACAGGCTGCGGCGGCAAAGCTCCACATGGAGTCCCAAGGCGAAAAACTGGAACAGGCCCGGGAGAAGCTGGCAAAGCAAAAGCCGCCGAAAAAGGCCGGCCCGGTAAAACGCATAGGCCGTGTTGCCAGCGGTTCCGTTCACAGCTTCGTGCATGGCAAGATTTTTGAAGTGGAACAGGAAAATGTCGGCACGGAAGGCGCACACCGTTCTGAGCTTGTGGGAGAAACCGCGCTACGGCATAGCTCTCGCTTTGTGCGCCGTAAAGTCCGGGAACATCCGGCAAAAGTGGTACGCAAGGCGGAGGCCCGCTATACCAAGTACACGGCGGACTACCATTTTCACACCGCCGCACAGGAGCACCCGGAGCTGACGAAAAATGCCCTTACCCGCTACTGGCAGAAGCAACGGCTCCGCAGGCAATACCGCAAGCAGGCAAAGGAGGCTGCAAAGCAGAGCGCGGCTGCGGCTGGGAAAACTGCCACAGCCACAGAACGCCTGACTGCCCGGGCAGTGGAATTTGTCAAAAGTCATCCCGCAGGTGCCGTGATTGCGGTGCTCTGTGTGTTACTCCTGTTTGCTATGCAGTCCTGTTCCTCTACCATGCTTATGCTGGGGAACGCCGGGGCCAGTGCATTAGGAGCCAGCACCTATCCTTGCGAGGATCGTGATATGCTGGCCGCCGAAGCCGCCTATTGTGCGTTGGAAGATGATTTACAGCATTATCTGGACACCTATGAAAGCACCCATGACTATGACGAATACCACTTCGATCTGGACGAAATCGAACATGATCCCTATGTGCTGCTTTCTCTTTTGTGTGCGCTCCATGAGGGACAATGGACAATAGGCGAGGTACAGGGAACGCTGCAAATGCTCTTTGACCGCCAGTACATTTTGACCGAGGATGTGGTGGTGGAAACCCGGTATCGCACGGAAACCGACACATGGACGGACGAGGACGGCAACTCCCATACGGACACCTATCAGGTGCCTTACGATTATTACATCTGTACGGTCACGTTGGAAAACTTTGATTTGTCCCATGTACCTGTGTACGTTATGGGCGAGGATCAGCTTTCCCGGTATGCCATCTATATGGCAACGCTGGGAAACCGTCCTGACCTGTTTCCGGATTCTCCCTATGTGAACAAGTACATTACCGGGAAACCCGGTGATTACGAAGTGCCCGGAGAATATCTGGACGATGAAACCTTTGCCGCGATGCTTGCCGAGGCGCAGAAATATATCGGCTATCCCTATGTGTGGGGCGGCAGTTCTCCCGCCACTTCCTTTGATTGCTCGGGGTACGTTTCGTGGGTTATCAATCACTCCGGCTGGAATGTGGGCAGGCTGGGAGCCCAGGGACTCTATAACATCTGTACGCCGACCAGTTCTCCAAAACCCGGTGATCTGGTGTTCTTCAAAGGCACCTATGACACGCCGGGTGTGAGCCATTGCGGGATTTATGTCGGTGACGGGAAAATGCTGCATTGCGGAGATCCCATCGGCTACGCAAACTTGAATACAAGCTACTGGCAATCTCATTTTTACGCCTACGGGCGTTTACCGTGA